From Chryseotalea sp. WA131a:
TTTTTTCTTCAGGGCTTAGTTTTTTGGGCACCCACACGTTGATGTAGATCAGTTGATCGCCCGTGCTGTAGCCGTTTACGTCTTTCAACCCTTTTCCGCGCAAGCGCAAAATGCGCCCGCTCTGCGTGCCGGGGTCAATTTTAATGCGCACTTTGCCACCGATAGAAGGAACTTCTACGGAAGTGCCAAGGGCGGCATCTACAAAGCTGATGTGCAAATCAAAAATCAGGTTATGCCCATCGCGCTTTAAGTGTTTGTCTTCTGTTTCTTCTATCAATATCAACAAATCACCGGGAATGCCTCCACCGGGTGCCTCGTTCCCCTTGCCAGCCATCGATAGCTGCATGCCATCGGCCACACCGGCTGGAATTTTTACGGAGATTAAATCTTCTTTTGAAATCAAACCTGAGCTATCAACTCCCGAAGGGCGTTTGTCAATACTTTGACCTGCGCCATTGCAAGTTGAGCATGTGCTGGCGGATACCATTTGGCCCAGCATGGTGTTCACCACCTTGCGCACTTGCCCCGTGCCTTGGCAGGTAGGGCAGGTTTTAAAGGTAACGCCATCGGCAACAGTAAGCCGGTTGACTTTTATTTTTTTCTCAACGCCATTGGCAATCTCATCGAGTGTAAGTTTTAGTTTGATGCGCAGGTTAGAACCTTTGCGCTGGCGCGAACGACCGCTGCCACCTCCAAAGAAGCTATCGAATGGGCTGCCACCGCCTCCACCAAAGATATCTCCAAACTGGCTGAAGATGTCTTCCATGTTCATTTCATGGCTGCTGTAGCCACCGCCACCACCTGGGCGGTTGTGCCCAAAGCGGTCGTACTGGGCGCGTTTGCTTTCATCGCTCAGCACTTCGTAAGCTTCGGCTGCTTCTTTAAATTTTTCTTCAGCCTCTTTGTTGCCCGGATTTTTATCGGGGTGAAATTGTATGGCTGTTTTGCGATAAGCCTTTTTTATCTCTTCTGACGAAGCGCCTTTGCTTACACCCAGTATTTCGTAGTAATCTCTTTTTGCCATTTTTTCGATGTTGGAAGTTTGAGGTTAGATGTTCGAAGGGTTTGGGTTATTGATTTGTTTTGGTTTCCCAATTTTGATGAAGTTTCGTAAGCATTTTGCCTATGTGGTCGAATTTATCTTCGAAATTTTTGTATTCATAAGTTGAAATATATCCACAGTCTGATGCGAATGAAATCCAGTTTTGGCTTTCGCCATTTGAACCCAACGCATCAATCAAATGATTCTTAAATTTATTTTCATAATGTCTTTTCGACCAACCTTCAACAATATTTGCACTTACCGACCTTAAGGAGCGTACGAGTTGAGACGTTAAAGAATACAATTCTTCTTTTGGAAACCTTCTTGAAATTCGAAACAAGTCCATTGCTACTTCGTACGATAACTTGTACACATCTAAATCCTTAAAAGACTTTACCATTTTCAAACTTCGAATTTCCAGCCTCTAACCTCGAATTTCTAACTTCCAACAACAACTTTTGCAAACCTGATTACTTTGTCATTTAACAAATATCCCTTCTCCACCACATCTACTACTTTGCCTTTCAGTTTTTCTTCGGGTGCTGGTATTTGGGTGATGGCCTCGTGCAAGTCGGGGTTGAAGTCTGCGCCAGCGGCCTCCATTGCTTTTACGCTGTATTGCTCCAATATTTTTTTAAACTTGTTCTGAATCAGAAAAAATCCTTCGGCTGCTTTATCGGTTTTGTCAGGAAAAGTTTTCTCTGCCCGCTCAAAATCATCGGCTACGGATAGCAGCGATTTTAGCAACTGCTCGTTGGCCGATTGAATCATGTCCAGCTTCTCTTTGGCCGAGCGCCTACGGAAGTTATCGAACTCGGCATACAAGCGCACATATTTGTCTTTGGCCTCTGCCAATTCGTCTTGCAGCTTTTTGGTGGCATCAACGGGCGAGGCCGTGGTGGTTCGCTCGGCCTCGGGCGTTTGGCCGGGAATCTCTACTTCTGGGGTTGAATCATCGTGTTTGCTCAATTCAGGTTCTGGATGAACAGTATTTTCCATTGCAAATGGGTTAAATGGGCTGCAAAATGACAATAATTTTGCCAAACGACCAAGCGTGACAATAAGACGGGAAATTGGGTTGTTGGCGGTTGGTTAATTGGGACTTGAGGGTTAGGTGTTAGGGGTTAGCGGGGCTGCTGAAAGCCAGCTATTTTGGAGTGATTTACGCAAGCCCACAAGGAGGGAGTTGCGTATATTTGGAGTTAGGGGCAATAGAATGAATCGACCAACACGACAATTTAGTTTAATAATAGTGACTCTGAGTTTGTTCAATTGTAACCCCGTGGACAAAAAGCAGAACAACGAAATATTTGCTGGACACCAAATTTCATTCTACTTGACCCATGACAATATTCCACAAGCTTGTAAGGATTTATTCAGTAAAGTGGAACATCCTGCAGACGATACAAAAACCTTGGCGTTGTTGGACAGTTTACTAACGACCAATTCAGAAACGGGACCATTTTATTTCCTAACAGTAACGCGGACTATTGAGAAAGCGGACGGGGCCTACTCTGAATCCTTAGGACTAATTGGAAAACAATATTTGGAGAAGCGAACAAAGGAATTTGTTAAATATTTTATTGACGAATCCTTGCTGACAGACAATGACTTTGAGAATTGGGCAAAGATAGTTGCAGGAGAAATCCAAATATCAGCCGAGGGACAAGAGAAGGAAGAATTGGAGAGATTAGAGAATCAGTTGATTTTAAATTGTAATACTTGTTCCGTGGGACAAATCGGAAAGGTTAAAGACTTCGTGGACAGAGTGAGATACTACTGCCCCTAACACAGTGCTTATGCAATAGCGGGGTGTCGTGTTGTATCTTCGTTTTGTTTTCATAATTTCGTTCTGCTTGTGGGACAGGGCGAAGTTTCAAAATCCCGCTACTGACATAAGCACAAATCGTTAGTGCTTTCTCGTTGGACAGACTTTTTGACAACAGACGGAGAAAAAGAATGGCGAAAAAGAGACGAAGAGTTTGATAACGACATTGCAGATAGAACCGAACTGATAGACAAATGGAATGAAAGTTGGACTTGTTTGTTTAACGCAATAAATCCATTAACTGATAACGACTTGGCAAAAGAAATTTTCATACGAAACCAAGGACATTCGATTACAGAAGCCATAAACCGTCAACTTGCACATTATCCCTATCACATTGGACAAATTGTTTTTATTGGAAAAATGTTATGTAATGACAAGTGGACTTCACTGTC
This genomic window contains:
- a CDS encoding four helix bundle protein, with the protein product MVKSFKDLDVYKLSYEVAMDLFRISRRFPKEELYSLTSQLVRSLRSVSANIVEGWSKRHYENKFKNHLIDALGSNGESQNWISFASDCGYISTYEYKNFEDKFDHIGKMLTKLHQNWETKTNQ
- a CDS encoding nucleotide exchange factor GrpE, with protein sequence MENTVHPEPELSKHDDSTPEVEIPGQTPEAERTTTASPVDATKKLQDELAEAKDKYVRLYAEFDNFRRRSAKEKLDMIQSANEQLLKSLLSVADDFERAEKTFPDKTDKAAEGFFLIQNKFKKILEQYSVKAMEAAGADFNPDLHEAITQIPAPEEKLKGKVVDVVEKGYLLNDKVIRFAKVVVGS
- a CDS encoding DUF1572 family protein; the encoded protein is MLSRWTDFLTTDGEKEWRKRDEEFDNDIADRTELIDKWNESWTCLFNAINPLTDNDLAKEIFIRNQGHSITEAINRQLAHYPYHIGQIVFIGKMLCNDKWTSLSIPKGNSKEYNAGKFSKPKHKQHFTDEYLKREK
- the dnaJ gene encoding molecular chaperone DnaJ, which translates into the protein MAKRDYYEILGVSKGASSEEIKKAYRKTAIQFHPDKNPGNKEAEEKFKEAAEAYEVLSDESKRAQYDRFGHNRPGGGGGYSSHEMNMEDIFSQFGDIFGGGGGSPFDSFFGGGSGRSRQRKGSNLRIKLKLTLDEIANGVEKKIKVNRLTVADGVTFKTCPTCQGTGQVRKVVNTMLGQMVSASTCSTCNGAGQSIDKRPSGVDSSGLISKEDLISVKIPAGVADGMQLSMAGKGNEAPGGGIPGDLLILIEETEDKHLKRDGHNLIFDLHISFVDAALGTSVEVPSIGGKVRIKIDPGTQSGRILRLRGKGLKDVNGYSTGDQLIYINVWVPKKLSPEEKTKIESLRSSPNFQPSPDANEKGFFEKMKEYFG